A genomic region of Trifolium pratense cultivar HEN17-A07 linkage group LG3, ARS_RC_1.1, whole genome shotgun sequence contains the following coding sequences:
- the LOC123915861 gene encoding uncharacterized acetyltransferase At3g50280-like translates to MTSSIAQRVSECFIRPIHPIENSNQICYLTGWDIAMSSMHYIQKGLLFKKPKTSPYNQQDFIENLLKNLKNSLSHALFYFYPLCGHLVTHKTQDPHSYTIFVDCSNNNPGARFIYATAEVIISDILTPVDVPPIVETFFDLNKATNHDGHTIPLLSIQVTELIDGVFIGCSVNHCIGDGTSFWNFFNIWSEIFQSQDYENENNIVLISRQPFHNRWFPEGYGPPTNLPFKHHEEFISKYQSPVFRDRFFHFTKEYIAKLKSKANKEFNTTKISSFQALSAHVWRCVTRARQLTNNQKTSCKLAINNRSRMEPPLPKEYFGNAVDVISIETTVEELLQNNLGWAASKVNEVVANHDDKEVRKMLKEWLESPIVYQLGCHFDPNSITVSSSPRFNMYGNEFGMGKAIAVLSGYANKFDGNVSSYEGYEEGSIDLALTLMPDAMRALESDEEFMNVV, encoded by the coding sequence ATGACTTCCTCTATCGCTCAAAGAGTTTCAGAATGTTTTATTAGACCCATACATCCTATTgaaaattcaaaccaaatttgtTATTTAACAGGTTGGGATATTGCTATGTCATCTATGCACTATATCCAAAAAGGCCTATTATTCAAAAAGCCTAAAACATCACCATACAACCAACAAGATTTCATTGAGAATTTGTTGAAGAATCTCAAAAACTCTCTCTCCCATGCTCTTTTCTATTTCTATCCTCTTTGTGGCCATCTTGTCACCCACAAAACTCAAGACCCTCACTCTTATACTATTTTTGTTGATTGTAGTAACAATAACCCCGGAGCTAGATTCATCTATGCAACCGCGGAAGTGATCATTTCTGATATCCTTACACCGGTTGATGTTCCTCCCATTGTTGAAACATTTTTTGATCTCAACAAAGCAACCAACCATGACGGTCACACCATTCCGTTGTTATCAATTCAAGTCACGGAGCTCATTGATGGTGTTTTTATAGGTTGTTCCGTGAATCATTGTATTGGTGACGGTACTtctttttggaatttttttaatatatggtCCGAGATATTTCAATCTCAAgattatgaaaatgaaaacaatattGTTCTCATTTCGCGTCAACCATTTCACAATCGTTGGTTTCCAGAAGGCTACGGTCCACCAACAAACCTTCCCTTCAAACATCACGAAGAGTTCATTAGCAAATATCAATCTCCGGTCTTCAGAGATAGATTTTTCCATTTTACAAAAGAGTATATCGCAAAACTAAAATCAAAGGCGAATAAAGAGTTCAACACAACAAAAATATCTTCGTTCCAAGCCTTATCAGCACATGTTTGGCGATGTGTGACACGCGCACGCCAACTAACAAACAATCAAAAAACAAGTTGTAAGTTAGCGATAAATAATCGATCAAGAATGGAACCTCCTTTGCCAAAAGAGTATTTTGGAAATGCAGTTGATGTGATTAGTATTGAAACAACTGTTGAGGAGTTGCTTCAAAACAATCTAGGATGGGCAGCATCGAAGGTTAATGAAGTTGTGGCGAATCATGACGACAAAGAAGTGAGAAAAATGTTAAAGGAATGGTTAGAGTCTCCTATTGTATACCAACTTGGTTGTCACTTTGATCCTAACAGTATCACAGTGTCAAGTTCACCAAGGTTCAATATGTATGGAAATGAATTTGGAATGGGGAAAGCTATAGCCGTTCTTAGTGGTTATGCTAATAAATTTGATGGTAATGTGTCATCATATGAAGGGTATGAAGAAGGAAGCATAGATTTGGCATTGACTCTTATGCCTGATGCAATGAGGGCGTTGGAATCAGATGAGGAATTCATGAATGTAGTTTGA